ATATCCCACTGAAATAAAATCCATATTTCCTAACCATACAATTACTATTATATTCTTTTATAAACTAACAAAAAAGAATTCCGCTTTAGAACGAAATTCTTTTCTATTAGACATTTATACATATTTATTATTGTACATTTCTTCATATGCACTTACTTTTTTTATGTAATTTTGTGTTTCTGAAGGCAATCTATCAAAATCTTCTTCACCATTAATATTTCTATTAGCCAATGTTCCTGATCCTGCATTATATGCCGCTAATGCCATTTTCTTATCTTGATAAACATCTAGTAAATTACTAAGCATCTTAGTACCACCATCGATATTTTGTTCAACATCATAAGGATCTGTTATCCCTAGTCCCGCAAAATTAAATGGCATAATTTGCATTATTCCAGTAGCCCCAGCACTTGATACAGCATTGCTATCAAAATTAGACTCTTGTTTTATAACAGCCATTATAAAACTTGGATCCATATTATACTTTTTACAAGCCTTGTCTATAGCATTAGCTACTTTTTCATCTACACCTTCATAAATACTATTAGAAGTTATAGAATCACTACTAGATGTTAATGATGAACTTGCAACATTATTATATGATGATGTTGTTGTTGATGTACTTGTATTAAATAATCCATCAAAAGAAAAATTTGATGACTTCATCGCACTAGTAAATGCCTCCATAACTATAGAATATGCATCAGAATCTTTAAACATTTGTTGTATCATTGATAACATCAATTGCATTTTAAATGCATTTTCTGTGGTTTCTTCGCTACTGCTACTACTGCTTAAACTACTTAATTGTTCTAATTGTGTCTTTTGTAATTCTGTACTATAGGAATTAAGTATTGAACTTACATCCATTTTTATTTCACCTCGAATTCAATTATCCTGTAATCCTCATATGCTTTAACCTCATTGGCACTTCTACATAATACCATAAGTCTATATTGTCCCCTCTTAAATGGAATAAAAGTATAGTAACTCTTTCTACAATATTCTTGTACTAACTTCCATTCTCCACCCTCATCAATATAAAATTGATAATTAACAGATTTACCACCTTCACAACTTGCATTAAATGTTATTGGACAGTTAACTCTTTTTTCTTCTACATCACACTGTACCTCTACATTATACACCGGTGAAACATCTCTTACCTTAAAATAAACGCTTTTTTTACTTTCAAATCGTTCATTACTATTTTCATTTTTACTATATACATCTATATTGTATATTCCTCCACACTTTGGAGTTATAGAGAATTTTTTATTTGAAGTATATTCTGACTCCTCTACTAAAAATCCATTTATTCTTATATCATATTTTATTACCGCTTCTTTAGAATTAAAAACAATAGTTTCAAAAACTATTTTATCTCCCGGCACAGGAGTTTCATTACAATAACTTATAATTTTATCTATTTTACATGGAACAAATAAATACGCATCAAAATAGCAAAAATCATGAGCATCATATTCATTATCTGAAAATTTATTTTTAACCATTATTTCAACAGAATATCTTCCTACCTTCTCTGGTGAATACCTAAAAATAGTATCATTTCTATAAGGCTTTTCAAAAATCACTTCATTGTTACATAATACTCTATAAGCAAATAAATTTCCTTTATTATTATCAGACATAACTTTGTATTGTATATAGTTTCCAACTTTTATTTCTTTACCACCGGTTTTAAGTATATCTAATATTTTAGCTTCTCTTTTCTCATGTTCTTCAATGACAAATTCCATTTCCTTATAATCTTCATATTCTCCTGAATATGATTGATCTTTAACATATACTCTTATCTTATATTCACCTATCTCTGTAGGCTTCCAACGATATGTATCTTCTTTTATGAATCCTGTTTCGTATTCATATCCATCTTTGAAAATTTTATAATTATATGTAAGAGATTTTCCACCTTCACATATAACTCTAAAGTTTATATCTGATTCTACCGCCTTAGGAGAAATAACATCAGCTATAAAACTTTCTATCCTAACAGTTTTATAATTTTTTACTTCATAATTTATTATTGCTCTATCATCATATTCATTTCCTGAATACATATCTTTTACAGCCACTAATAACTTATATTTTCCTGCCTTACTTTCCTTAAATGATATTACATTCTTAGATGAAAATTCTTGAATAACTTCTAGTTTATTTTCTTCATCTATCTTTATACATTTGTATAAAACATTCTTCTTCTCTGAATATTGAACATCTACATCGATAATCATTTCTTCATCTACTATTAAATCTTTTGTGATAAACATAAGATTTTGTATTTTTACTGCCTCTCTTCTCCAGACATAGAATTCTATTGATTCCTCAGAATCATACATACTAATAGAACCTTTATTTTTTACTTGTACAACTATCTTAATATCCCCAACATCTTTAGGTATCAAATTCAAATAATTTTCACTTGAATAATCTTTAAGTAAAGTTTCTTCCCCATCTTTTACTTTTAAAAATCTATATAATATTTCTTCACCTGTACAATCTACGGTTATAGCCAAAGGTTCATCTATTATAACCTTATCTCTATTTAATGATATATCTTTTATCCTTACTACTTTACTAAGATCCTTTGTTATATACTCAGCTCGGCAACAATAATCAAAACTTTTTGATGAAGATGGTGACTTTCCATAGACCATTATAGTGTATTCTCCGCTAACCTTAGGAGACCATATACAACAACTTTCTTTTCCATATTCTTTTATTGTTGTCCACTTTCCTCCATGGCCACAAAGAAATTTATATAACAACTCTTCATCTTCATTATTTTTAACAATAATATTTACTGGACTATTTTCGTAATCAATATTATCCTTTTCTAAAATTACTTCTATTTTATTCATATTCCACTTCATCCTTACTGACATATTATTATTAATATTATAGTATATGGAAAAATTTACTACAAGATAATTTCATATTTTTTTAACTTTCTCCGTATAATATGATAAGATATAATAAAAGTAAAAATTATACATCGGAGGTTATTTTTTCTAGTATGAATTTTAAATTTTATTCTTTTAAAAAATTAGAAATATCTTACTTTGAAGAAAATATAGATATTTCCAATATTTATTTTATCAATAATAAAATAAAACTAAAAATAATCAATATTACATATGAAGAAAATCGTGTATTAATATATTTTGATAATGAAATAAATATAAAATATCCCCTTTATCTAAATACTAATAATATAAATATCGATGTTCCATACTATTCACTTTATACAACTGAAGATTTTAATAAAAAATATTATTATACTGGCGACTTAGGTGTACACTATGAAACTACTTATTCCGAATTCACTTTTTGGTCTCCATCAGCGTTAAAAGTGTCATTAAAAATTTATAAAGAAACATCTAACAATGTACCTATAATATTATCATCTAATGACTTAGAAGAAAATGATAATATTTGGTATATTAAATATTATGGAGATCTAAAAGGCTATCTATATACTTATGAAGTAACTCACGCTGATAGATGTAATGAAATAGTTGACCCTTATGCAAAAGCTGTCTCTGTCAATGGCCATTATGGCGCAATAGTTGATATCAAAGACTCTAATCCTACAGATTTTTTAGATGATTCCCCTATCAAAGAACATTATAATCCTACTGATGCCATAATATACGAAATTAGCATCCGAGATATGACTATTTATCCTAAAACAGATATCATTAACAAAGGTAAATATTTAGGTTTATGCCAACTCAAAGATAGTCACGGATATGATCTAGATTGTGGCATATCCCATATAATAAATTTAGGGGTAACTCATGTTCAACTGATGCCCATATTTGATTTTTCATTTTCAAGTGTAGATGAGCTAATGCCAAGAAAAAAATATAATTGGGGTTATGATCCTCAAAATTACAATGTTCCTGAAGGAAGTTATGCTACTAATCCTAAAGATCCACTTTGTAGAATAAAAGAATTAAAAACTCTTATTCAAACATTACACAATCACAATTTATATGTAATTATGGACGTCGTTTATAACCATATTTCTAACTATGAGACCTCCAACTTAGAATTATCCTTTCCAGGGTTTTATTTTAGAAGATACGATAATGGTTTTATTTGTAATGGATCGGGATGTGGTAATGACCTGGCTACAGAAAAACCTATGGTAAGAAAATTTATAATAGATTCATTAAAATATTGGGTTAATGAATATCATATTGATGGCTTCAGATTTGACTTAATGGGATTAATTGATGTAGCCACAATGAATGAAATATATAAAAACCTGAAAGAATTAAATGAAAATGTATTTATTTATGGTGAAGGATGGAACTTATCCACCAATTTATCTGAAGATAACAAAACTATTCTTAGAAACAATTATAAAACGCCATCTATTAGTTATTTTAATGACTTCTTTAGAGATACTTTTAGAGGTAACGTATTTTTTAGCGATGATATAGGATTTATTGCTGGAAAAAATCATATAGATCATTTAGCTATAAAAGCTATAACAGGATCTGATCACATTTTTTCTTCCCCCTGTCAAAATATAAATTATTTGTGCTGTCATGATAATCATACTTTCTGGGATAAGCTTTCTTTATCTGCTAAGTTTGTTGATGAGGAAACACGAATAGATATGTTTAAATTAGGAATAGGAATATTACTACTATCTCAAGGTATCCCCTTTATTCAAAGTGGTCTTGAATTTCTAAGAACTAAAGATTCACTAGGAAATACTTATAATTCTCCTGACTATATAAATTGGATAGATTGGGATAGAAAGTATAAATACTATAATATATATTTATACACTAGAAATTTAATAAGACTTAGACGTAATCACAAAGCCTTCAGATTTTCTTCATTCGAAAATTTAAGAAACCATCTATACATTTTAAAAAATCTTCCACATAACGTTATAGGATATAAAATCTATGGTAATGGCAACGGTGATACTTGGTCTGAGATACTAGCTATCTTCAATAGTAATGATACCACAATAAGACTACCTATCTCTTCTGGTCCCTGGATTTTAGTTGCAAATAAAAATTTTGTAGATGAAAAATCTACAAAAGCTATAAATAATGTGATTGAAATAGATAAATTTTCTTTTGTCCTTCTTTATAAATAAAAGTTGCAGTATTTGTCGATTTACTAAGTAGTCCATAGTTTGTAGTATAGATATTTTATATATAGGGAGCTGTTATACTTAAGTGTTGTTTTTATAGAATCAATATAATTCAATTACCATAAAAAATACAATAGGGTTGTGCATATAAATGCTACAACCCTAATTTAAATTATAATCTCTTTAATAATTCTTCTCTCATATCTTCATAACCTGGCTTACCAAGTAATGCAAACATGTTTTTCTTGTAAGCTTCAACACCTGGTTGATCAAATGGATTAACTCCTAATAAGTAACCACTGATACCACAAGCTTTTTCAAAGAAGTATACCATGTATCCGAAATAATATGCTGATAATTCTGGTACTGTAACAACCATATTTGGAACTCCACCATCATTATGAGCTAAAACAGTTCCTTGAGAAGCCATTTTATTTACATAATCCATTTCTTTTCCTGCTAAGAAGTTTAATCCATCTAAATCTTCTTTATCTTCATTGATTAAGATAGAATGTCTTGGCTTTTCAACAGAAATTAATGTTTCAAATAATCCTCTAAGACCTTCTTGGATATATTGTCCCATTGAGTGAAGGTCAGTAGAAAAATCTGCTGCTGCTGGGAAGATACCTTTGTTATCTTTTCCTTCACTTTCTCCGTATAATTGCTTCCACCATTCACCAAAATAATGAAGAGATGGTTCGTAGTTAACTACCATTTCAATAGTCTTACCTTTTCTGTATAAAGCATTTCTAGCTGCTGCATACTTATAAGCATCATTTTCTTTGATGCAAGGGTTTGCATACGCATCTTGTGCATCTTTTGCACCCTTCATCATTTCGTCTATGTCAATACCAACTGCTGCTATTGGAAGTAATCCAACTGCTGTTAATACTGAGAATCTTCCTCCAACATCATCAGGTACTACAAAAGTTTCATAACCTTCGTTATCACTTAAAGTCTTTAATGCACCCTTTGCTTTATCTGTAGTAGCAAAAATTCTATTCTTAGCTTCATCCTTACCATATTTCTTTTCTAGTAAGTCTTTGAATATTCTAAATGCAATTGCAGGTTCTGTAGTTGTTCCAGATTTTGAAATTACATTTACACAAATATCTTTTCCTTCAACTAAATCTAAAAGATCAGCCATATATGTAGATGAAATGTTATTACCTACAAAATAAACTTCTGGTAATTTTCTTTTTTCTTTGCTTAAACTATTGTGGAAAGTATGAGAAAGCATTTCAATAGCAGCTCTTGCTCCTAAATATGATCCACCAATTCCAATTACAATAAGAACATCACAAGTATCTTGAATTTTTTTAGCCGCAGCTTTAATTCTAGCAAACTCATCCTTATCATAGTTTGTTGGTAGGTCAACCCATCCTAAGAAGTCACTTCCTAAACCACTTTTTTCATGTAACATTTTATGAGCAACGTCAACCATTGGTTGCATACTCAATACTTCTTCCTCTTTTAAATATGGAAGAGTTTTGCTTAAGTCTAATTTTAAAGACATATACTTTTCACTCCTAACTTAACTCTGTATAAGAAAATTGTATTCCAATTGTTTCAATTTATCAAGAGTATTATCGGTTATATATAATATTATTATACACCCCATTCCATTTTATTGAATTATATTGAATTTTATTACAGTATAATGCATATGAAGTTAATATTTTTAAATATATACCTTATATTATTTGTATAATATATACAAACAACACTTAAGTATAACAGCTTAGTATATGTGCTAATACATATATACTCCCACTTATTAATAAAAAATAAAAAGAGATTACAAACTAAAACTAGTTAGTAATCTCTGTATTCATAACCTATTTGTCATACACTGGTGTAGAATAATGTTCATATCCTTCCAATTTTCCTAATGTAATCTTATCAAATAAAGCTTTTATTTTCTTATAAACTTCACCATTAATTCCACCTGGAACTGGTCTATCGTCAATTTCACAAATTGGTGTAATTTCCATAGCTGTTCCTGAGAAGAATGCTTCATCGCAAGCATATAGTTCTGTTCTCTTAACACTTCTTTCAACTACTTCCATACCAAGGACATCTCTTGCTAATTCCATAACAGTTTCTCTAGTAATTCCCTCTAGAATATTATCACTTGGTGGTGGAGTTATAAGTTTTCCTTTTCTAACAATAAATATATTTTCTCCAGGTCCTTCACAAACTGAGCCAGTGTCAGTTAAGAAAATAGCTTCATCATATCCATTAATCTTAACATCTAAAGATGCTAATGCTGAATTTAAGTAAGCAGCTGAAGCCTTAGTTCTTGGAGGTAACATATTATCAGAAAGTCTTGTCCAAGAAGTAACTTTTACTTTTAATTCATCTTTTCCAGTGTAACTTCCAAGTGGTGAACAATATATAAGAATTCTATCGTCGTCATCTAATAATGTAGGTCCTATATTTGTTGACCCCTTATAAGCAATTGGTCTTATATAAGTTGTTGTCTTAAAATTATTTTTTTTCAACAATTCTATTGTAGCATTAACTAAATCATCAACTGTATATGGTAATTTAATATATAACGCTCTGCAAGATTGTAGGAGTCTTTCATAGTGTTCTCTTACTCTAAAAAGACTTAATTGTTGATTTTCTTCATCCCAATAAGCTCTTATCCCCTCAAAGCAGGCTAATCCATAATTAAAGGCCTTACTTCTGATATCGATGCTTACCTTCTCTTCTTCAATAATATCTCCATTATAAAATACGTATGATTGTTCCATAAATGATGCCCCCTATGCGTTTTACCTTAATATACTACTATTAAAATAATTAGTCAATATTTGCAAAATAAAAAAATAGCCAGAATCTTTTCTGGCTATAAAAATTAAGCTATACTTTCATCTCTGAAAATTGCTACCATCTTCTTAATTGAAGCTTCAAACTCTTCTTGTGAAGAATTGTTAAATATTATTAATTCTTTAATATTTGTTGGTGGATTATAGTTTTGTGTTGCCACATATTCATCCCAGTGTTCAAGCTTCCAAGTATCTCTGTCTGAATTTCTTTCAATCATTCTTTGGTGACATACTTCAACATCAGTATGTACCCAAACAACTGCAAGTTCAGCACCTTTTTCAGCTAATTTTTCTCTTAAATTTTTTAGATACTCTTCGTCTCTAATTTCTCTAGTAAATGGAGCATTAATTAAAACAGTATCGTTATAATCTAATGCTTCTAATGCTAGATCAACAATAGCATCATACTCAGGATTTCTGATATTTTCTTCAAAGAAATCTGAACTTCTATTATACTCTTGGTTAGCAACTTCAAAAATCTTCTTTGATAAAACTATTAGAGTATCCTTGTCCAAATAAACGCAATTAGTTAAAGCCTTTGCTAATTGTTTAGAAACATAAGTTTTTCCACAAGCTGGTGGTGATGTAACAAGAATTAACTTTTTCATAACACTTCTCCTTTACAGGTTTATATTTAAATGTCGAACTTACTCTTTTATATTCGCTTTTATAATTTTAAAAGAGTATTTAAGACTTGTCAATGTTTGAAAATGTTTTCTCATTAATATTTATTTCCACCTACGAGTAAATTTGTACATTTAAACCTTGATGTTTTTCTCTCTAATATTACTTTTATCACTAATATTATTTGATTTTTTTCATTTAAAATTCTATTTCAATAATGGAAAAATGCCACGATATCACCTATCGTGGCATTTTTTACAAATTAACTATATTAACGTCTTTAATTTCTTTTAATAACTCCATCTCTCTTTTTTGACATGTAAAAATTATTATTTGTCTCTCTTTACTTTCTTCATATAAAAATTCTAATATATTTTTTAATCTATTATCATCATACATAGAAAAAGCTTCATCAAGAAGAAACATCATCTTATCTTTTTCTATAGTTTTTAGTATAGAATATCTTAATGCAAAATATAATGAATCATTGGTCCCTTTAGACAAGAAATCTTTATCTCTTAAAACACCGTCCTCATCTTCAACAAGAACATCTATATTTTCTGATACTATTAAATTGCTATACTTACCTTCTGTGATTTTAGAAACTATACTTTTCACTTCTTCCTTAACCTTTGGTAAAAAATTCTCATTGATTATTTTATGACTCTCTTCCATTTTCTCCAATGTTAATTTTAAAGCTTTTTCTTTTTTTCTTTCTTTTTTTAAATTTATAGTAAGATCCTCAAGAGCTTCTTCTTTTTTTAATATATCCGGATACTTTTCAAAATCCTTCGAAATAGAAGCCTCTAATCCCGCTATTTCCCTCTCCATAGTAAGTAAAGCTTGATCTTTTTCTCTTTGTCTTTGAATTTTTACCTCTGCTTCCTTTTCTCTCTCTTTAGCTTCTAAAACTTTCAAAGCACTTAATGAGTCTCTATACTCCATAATATTTGATTCAAGCTCATTTATATCTCTTACAGATACTTTATCAAATATATCTTGCAAATACTCTAAATTTTTTTCCCTTTCCTTTGCAAATTTTCTTTTCTTCTCATGTTTTTGCAACTTACTATTATTTTTTGCCAAGAAGCTATAGAAAATAACCATTAATATACCACAAATAGCTGATACCAAAAAATATCCTATTGAATAATATAATGCAGCTATTACCGTACCTAGTACTGCTAAAAATGAGATAAATGTTAACAAGAAATATATCTTTACCTTTTTATTGTACTTATTTATTAATTTCATTGTATCTTTATATTTCTCTAATTCATTTACCCTAGAATCTTTAAATTTAACTTCATCTAAATTTATATATTTAAATTTTTCTCTCTCTTTTATTAATTCTTTTTCTAATTTTAAACTTTCTTTAATTTCATTTAATTCACTTTCGATACTTTGTATTTTTCTTGATGTGAATTCTGTATTTTTAATCTTATCTCTTTCTTTTTTATATTCATTTAAATTTTTAATATTTTCTATGTTATTTTTTACTACTTTATCATGACATTTTAATTCTTCTAATAAATTCTGTTTTTCTTCTTCTAAAGCTTTAATAGATTCTTTATTTTTCTTTATGGCTTTTTTTATAATCTTCATCGTTTTACCATAATCAATTTCTTCGCTACCGGTATCTTTTAAATTATTTATTTTTTCTTTAGCAACTTCTCCCCCATATTGAGTTAAGTATCCTGTAGACATATAACTTTCTTCATCAATAGGAATAATTTTTTGTGAAACCTTCTTCCCATCTAACTCATTATATATATTAACCTTATCTTGTCTTTTACTATCTTTAAATTCTCTTTCAATTATATATTTATCATTATCTATAGAAATTTCCATGGTCCCTAAAGCTCTTCCATCTTTAAAAGAAAAATATTTTTTTCTCTCATTATCTTTTATAGATGCTTTTTGAGAGTTCATACCAAATAACATTACCTTTATAAATGCTAATATAGTGGATTTACCTTTTTCATTCTCTCCATAAACTACATTTAATCCTTTTGAAAAGTTTATAGTTTTATTATTAAACTTACCAAAAGATATAAGATTTATCTTATCAATATTTATCAAATTATATCTTCCCCTTCTAATGCCATTAATCCATATTTCAGTGCTTCCGTACTTTCCTCATCATCACACTTCAACATCTCGCTAATAAATATTCCTCTTAATGATTTTTCTTTCTTTATATTTTCATAATCTATTTTTTCTTTAGTATTATCATTAATCTCAATATAAAAAAACTTATCTTTTAACTTCTCTTTTATAACATTTTCTCTAACAACAATATCTTCTATTTCCCCTATAAGATTTACTCTAATCATATCATTGCTATTTTCCCCTATACTACTACATATCTTTTCACAAATTTCTTCAGTAGTAGATTTATCCGTTATATCAATATCTATATCTATATGCTTTCTCTTACTTAAAGATAAAAATTCTTCCTTTACTACTTCATCTTCTATCTCTAGAATTAATACTCCCTTTTCTCCTGTTTCATTAAAACTTCTTCCTTCTAAAGCTCCACTATATCCATAATATGTTTCTCCACTTTTTAATAATCCAGAATACTTATGTTTGTGACCAATAGCAATATACGTCATGTTACTTTCTTTTATATCTTCTTCAGTAATAGGATTATATAACGATTCTCCCCCTGATATTACATCTCCATGAATAACAGCAATATTTATCTTCCCGTCTTCTCCTTTTACGTTATGTAACAAACATTCCTCTACATGCTCTTCGTTAAATGCAACTCCATGTATTACCACATTCCTATCAGCAATTTCAACAGTCTCCATTTTACTTTTAAATATATGCACATTTTCTGGCCATTCCATAAGCTTATAAAATGAATCTTCATTATAAGGATCATGATTTCCTGGAGAAATAAATACCTTTATAGGACTTACAGACTTCAATACGTTAGCTATATATACTAGCGTCTCTTTAAATACTCGTTTATTATCAAAAAGATCTCCCGTAATTAATATAAAATCTACTTTTTCTTCTTTTCCCCTCAATATTGCCTTTTTAAATGTTTCTCTTATATCTTCTTTTCTAATAGAACTAATTTCTGTACCTAATCCCTTAAAAGGAGTGTCAAAATGTACATCACCTAATTGCAATACCTTAATCATTTCCTACTTCCGCCCTTCTTATTATTATCTCTATATTATATTTATTCTTTTTTAATTACAATATATTTTTTATTAAATTAACATTTTACTTTTTTTAGGTTAATTCGGAGGGTGTATTGTGTTTTTGCCATATATAAATCTGTTCTACTTAAGTGTTGTTTTTTGATTTTTCAATTTAATAAATATTAATATTTATATGTTTATCTCCTAGTTTTTTGTCAATAATCTAAATAACTAAGGAGGCATGAGAAATATGTATCACTTATCAGCACTTATGACTAAAAATTGTAGATATTTTCAACTATATAAACAATTAAATATTTTATCTCTTGAAAACCTTCATAATATTGAAAAACTTTGTCCATATTGTAAAAACAAAAATATAGTTAGACATGGAAAAGTAACAAGCAGCAATTCTCAAAGATTCCGTTGCAAAAACTGTCTTAAAACTTTTACTGAAACTTTTGGTTCTCCTTTCTATAGAAGTAGAAAACATCCTACTATTTGGCAAGATTATTTAGTTAATATGTGGCAAGATCTTTCTATCTCTCGCTGCTCTATAAATACAAATATTGCTCATAAAACTTCATTTTTATGGCGTCATAAAATCCTAAATTATATAAATAATTTTTTATCTTTAATACGTCCTCATGAAAATGTTAGTATGCTTCTAAAAGTATACAAAACAACCTCAAAGGACATGTCCTTAACTGATAATGACCGAAGTACCCAGTATGATAATCACTATTTCTCACTGGCTTTTACTAAGAAAAAATATATTTCAATACATCCTTTAGGTAAGGGTCCATTTAGTATACATAAGATACCAGATTCATTTAAAGATTTGATAAAAAATATTTATTCATTAAGTTTGTCTAATAGCAATCAGTTATTACAATATGCAAAAAAAGTAATTCCAAAAGCAAAAGCAGGTTGTGATAGTTTTCTCGGTATTTACAATGTCAATATGGGTTTGTGGTTTCTCCACTTTTTTGGTGTATCTCTGAAGTATTATTCAAACTATCTTCATTGGTTCGCATCAAAATATTATATTTCTACTTTTTCATTAAAATTAGATTGGATAAATGACGAAGAAGTTTCATACCAATAAAAAATAAACTTATCACCTTTCACAAGATAATAAGTTCATTTTAAATTTATAAATATTATTTAGAGTTGGTTATAGGATTCAAAAACAACACTTAAATATAACAGTTTTCTATATGAGATTTTTGAACATATATACCCAACTACCACTATTCATCATAGTACGACAGTATATTATTATGGAAGTACTGCTAAATCATCTAAACCAGTGTCTTCTGGAATACCAAACATTATATTCATATTTTGAATACCTTGTCCAGCTGCTCCTTTTACAAGGTTATCTATAACAGATATTATAATTAACTTATTTGTGCGACTATCTTTTCTTACTGATATATATGCCATATTTGTATTCTTACTCCACTTAGTTTGCGGAATCTCCTCAATAACTTCTACAAACTTAGCATCTTTATAGAAGTCTTTATATAAATCAAATATTTTCTCTTCTTTTATATCTGCAGTTAAGTCTACATATGCAGTTATAAGTATCCCTCTAGTCATTGGTACTAATTGAGGCACAAAAGTCAATTTTACTTCGTTTTTAGATTTTGTATTTAATACTTGTTCAATTTCTGGCGTATGTCTATGGCAAGCTACTTTATAGGCTTTAAAATTTTCATTTATTTCTGAAAAGATATTATCAACAGAGCCACCTCTTCCAGCTCCACTAGTTCCACTCTTTCCATCTACTACAATAGTTTTAGTATCACATAATCCAGCACTAATTATTGGTAGTAATCCTAAAGATGATGCAGTAGCATAGCATCCTGGATTAGCTAATATTCTTGCTTCTTTTATTTTATCTTTATTTATTTCAGGAAGCCCATACACTGCTTCTTTTAAATATTCTAAAGAAGTGTGTTTTACTCCATACCATTTTTCATATTCTAATGGATCATCTAATCTATAATCTCCACCCATTTCTATAACTTTAACATTATGTTTCATAGCTTCCTCAACAA
Above is a genomic segment from Clostridium bornimense containing:
- the argC gene encoding N-acetyl-gamma-glutamyl-phosphate reductase: MIRIGIFGATGYVGLSLMTLLKNHKEAEVVFGHSNNYAGKMYKEVFRGCNSELILSTFDQCLDKLKEVDVVFLALPHGISFKVVEEAMKHNVKVIEMGGDYRLDDPLEYEKWYGVKHTSLEYLKEAVYGLPEINKDKIKEARILANPGCYATASSLGLLPIISAGLCDTKTIVVDGKSGTSGAGRGGSVDNIFSEINENFKAYKVACHRHTPEIEQVLNTKSKNEVKLTFVPQLVPMTRGILITAYVDLTADIKEEKIFDLYKDFYKDAKFVEVIEEIPQTKWSKNTNMAYISVRKDSRTNKLIIISVIDNLVKGAAGQGIQNMNIMFGIPEDTGLDDLAVLP